One Sulfuricurvum sp. genomic region harbors:
- a CDS encoding efflux RND transporter periplasmic adaptor subunit has translation MNKMTQYIIPINLVIVGAITLGGCSKPKAEHEVLPTPVYVSTIHQSNGMEERWLTATVGARFESDLGFRTGGKVIKRLVNIGDKVSRGQPLAELDIADYDLAMGIANAQYKAALIDATQAESDEGRFGRLAGDGAMGTADVERQKARADAAKTRVEQARQQLELAKNRNSYATLLAPYDGVVTAMRMEVGQVVAEGQSVISLAKEGEREVVVDLPEDIVSKAKQYSAKAQSWSDPKTSLSLHLRELSPIASMQGKTFRARYAPTAESSAILNGISLGSTAQLQLSLPSSDEGVNVPLSALIKTNNTPGVWVVNSTGNALSFVKVSVLSHGTDSVRVRGLNEGARIVTVGAQKLDASMKIRPIERINGNLETRGTL, from the coding sequence ATGAATAAAATGACTCAATACATCATTCCTATCAACCTAGTTATTGTCGGGGCCATAACCCTTGGCGGATGCAGCAAGCCAAAGGCGGAACACGAAGTATTACCTACACCCGTATATGTCTCGACAATCCATCAATCCAACGGAATGGAAGAGCGATGGCTAACTGCAACGGTTGGTGCACGCTTTGAGAGCGATCTCGGCTTTCGTACCGGAGGTAAAGTGATAAAACGTTTGGTCAACATCGGGGATAAAGTTAGTCGCGGTCAACCGTTGGCTGAGTTGGACATTGCGGATTATGATCTTGCAATGGGTATTGCCAATGCGCAATATAAAGCTGCGCTCATTGATGCGACTCAGGCTGAATCGGATGAGGGCAGATTCGGCCGATTGGCAGGTGATGGAGCAATGGGAACCGCTGATGTAGAACGCCAAAAAGCTCGTGCCGACGCTGCTAAAACACGTGTGGAACAAGCACGCCAGCAGCTTGAACTTGCAAAAAATAGAAATTCTTACGCGACACTTCTCGCACCGTACGACGGTGTCGTTACGGCAATGCGTATGGAGGTCGGACAAGTCGTAGCGGAGGGGCAAAGCGTTATCTCTCTCGCAAAAGAGGGTGAGCGTGAAGTGGTGGTTGATTTACCCGAAGATATTGTGAGTAAAGCCAAACAATATAGCGCAAAAGCACAATCATGGAGCGATCCTAAAACATCGCTATCTCTGCATCTTCGAGAGCTATCCCCGATCGCTTCCATGCAAGGAAAAACTTTCCGTGCACGCTATGCACCTACAGCGGAATCCAGTGCGATTTTGAACGGAATCTCTTTGGGTAGTACGGCACAGCTTCAGTTATCTCTTCCCTCAAGCGATGAAGGGGTGAACGTCCCTTTGAGCGCACTTATTAAAACGAATAATACACCCGGTGTGTGGGTTGTAAATAGTACCGGAAATGCCCTCTCGTTTGTAAAAGTGAGTGTTTTAAGCCATGGTACGGATAGCGTTCGTGTTCGCGGTTTGAATGAGGGAGCTCGTATTGTTACGGTAGGGGCTCAAAAACTTGACGCTTCTATGAA
- a CDS encoding Crp/Fnr family transcriptional regulator — protein MKLLKFLTINIDLSSSEVELLTQMLRQKYFQKGEMIHYAEHIHDAIYFLESGIARGYYIDENGKDTTWYIYFNDENSHLTNLVVFDYDSYLCQTPSKLHFEAITDCTFQIMKKEEKDYLCAHDLKWSEFMRRSSDLAYSLVHQKFFSQLVMNAETRFAQFLETTPYLLDKVPQYHIASYLGITPQHLSRLKKMNKCE, from the coding sequence TTGAAATTACTGAAATTTTTGACCATTAATATCGATTTGAGTAGTAGTGAAGTTGAATTGCTTACCCAAATGTTGCGTCAAAAGTATTTTCAAAAAGGGGAAATGATTCACTACGCGGAGCATATCCACGATGCTATCTATTTCCTCGAATCGGGTATCGCACGCGGGTACTATATCGATGAAAACGGCAAGGATACGACGTGGTATATCTATTTCAACGATGAAAATTCCCATTTGACGAATCTGGTGGTATTTGATTATGATAGCTACTTATGCCAAACTCCTTCGAAACTCCATTTTGAGGCAATCACCGACTGTACGTTTCAGATTATGAAAAAAGAGGAGAAAGATTATTTGTGTGCACACGATTTGAAGTGGTCGGAATTTATGCGTCGTTCCAGTGATTTGGCCTATTCGCTAGTGCATCAGAAGTTTTTCTCTCAGTTAGTTATGAATGCGGAGACACGATTTGCACAGTTTTTAGAAACGACTCCGTATCTGCTGGATAAAGTACCGCAGTACCATATTGCTTCGTATTTGGGGATCACCCCTCAGCATTTGAGCCGATTGAAAAAGATGAACAAATGCGAATGA
- a CDS encoding efflux transporter outer membrane subunit yields MQKTFLPPYVIWFSIASIYLLSGCATPVASPPKLETSLSATYHYAEAEKIASDEIAWWKSFNDPVLTALIEKGLENNHDVRSAMTRITAANALRDVQASRLLPTVNLEASASKSHSGFPQAVKQGLPDVRAYRIGLGIDWEIDIGGGLRAAKSAAESDARAAEYGVVGAQLVISSEIARNYFTLRAVQERLKLVEALAATQHESAYVVSKRYAQGQSSQFDVDRAEAEADTLDAQIPQLRVWVATLQSQIAVLVGENPSNFAVSEVDAYFWPESQTIGVSQPSDLLRRRPDLMAAESHYSAESLRSKEAQSQTWPKLFVNALVGRQDFRINGLDLAQVSFSNVAAAFVMPIFNAGRIQAGIDAQSAQENEALIAWQKAVLTALKEVEDSLVVQSEEIKRGEKVKSALSRESHALKAAQSLYREGQIDKLPLLDMQRGVLVNKIALNEHGLQRLLSDVQLYKALGGGWSSEHKNPIKVSTNE; encoded by the coding sequence ATGCAAAAAACGTTTTTACCACCATATGTGATTTGGTTTTCTATCGCTTCGATATATCTACTATCAGGATGTGCGACACCTGTAGCTTCTCCCCCGAAGCTTGAGACCTCTCTTTCAGCAACGTACCATTATGCGGAAGCTGAAAAAATAGCCTCCGATGAGATAGCGTGGTGGAAGAGTTTCAACGATCCGGTTTTAACGGCACTCATCGAAAAAGGTCTTGAAAACAATCATGACGTACGCAGTGCAATGACACGTATCACTGCGGCGAATGCACTGCGAGATGTACAGGCTTCACGTCTTTTGCCTACGGTAAATCTTGAAGCGTCAGCTTCGAAATCACACAGCGGATTTCCGCAAGCAGTGAAACAGGGATTGCCTGATGTTCGAGCGTACAGGATTGGTTTGGGGATAGATTGGGAGATTGACATCGGCGGAGGATTGCGTGCAGCAAAAAGTGCGGCAGAATCCGATGCTAGGGCTGCCGAGTATGGTGTTGTTGGCGCACAGCTGGTGATAAGCAGTGAAATCGCACGCAACTATTTTACTTTGCGTGCGGTACAAGAACGGCTCAAATTGGTAGAGGCATTGGCTGCGACGCAACATGAAAGTGCGTATGTCGTTTCCAAACGCTATGCGCAGGGGCAATCAAGTCAGTTTGATGTGGATAGAGCAGAGGCAGAGGCCGATACGCTGGATGCTCAGATACCGCAACTACGAGTATGGGTTGCAACCTTGCAAAGTCAGATTGCTGTTTTGGTGGGGGAGAACCCATCAAATTTTGCCGTTTCGGAAGTAGATGCGTATTTTTGGCCAGAGTCGCAAACCATAGGGGTTTCTCAACCGAGTGATTTATTACGGAGACGTCCGGATTTAATGGCCGCCGAATCGCACTACAGTGCCGAATCATTACGTTCGAAAGAGGCACAATCTCAGACATGGCCGAAGCTTTTTGTCAATGCTCTTGTCGGTCGCCAAGACTTCCGTATTAACGGACTTGATTTGGCACAGGTATCATTTTCAAACGTGGCGGCGGCTTTTGTCATGCCGATTTTCAATGCAGGACGGATTCAAGCAGGGATAGATGCACAAAGCGCTCAGGAAAATGAAGCGCTTATCGCGTGGCAAAAAGCGGTTTTAACAGCACTCAAAGAGGTTGAAGACTCTCTTGTCGTGCAATCTGAGGAGATCAAACGCGGTGAAAAGGTCAAATCCGCCCTGAGCAGAGAATCTCACGCGCTTAAAGCAGCGCAATCACTTTATCGTGAAGGGCAAATTGATAAGTTGCCGCTGCTTGATATGCAGCGAGGGGTTTTAGTTAATAAAATAGCCCTAAATGAGCATGGATTACAACGACTATTGTCGGATGTACAGCTTTATAAAGCTTTAGGCGGAGGCTGGTCATCTGAACACAAAAATCCAATAAAGGTATCTACCAATGAATAA